In Mesoplasma florum L1, the DNA window TATACTACAAGTTAAACCTGTTTCTTGATAAACTGCAGCTTGAATAGCTAAACATAAATTTTGAACATTTCCATATTTCTCTCAAATATTAGTAGCGTCAATAAAACATTCATCGATACCTAAAACCTCTACCTTATATGTAAACTGTTCTTTTATTAAATTAAATATTCTTTCGCTATATTCTTCATATAGATCTCTATTACCTTCTTTAATTATTAATTCACCATAAGCTAGTTGTTTTGCTTCAAATATAGGCGTTCCTGCTTTTATCCCATATTTTCTAGCATCATATGAAGCTGCAACAATAATACTTCTATCATTATTTCTTGCTACAACAACTGGTTTATTTTTTAAAGTCTTATCATGAGCTTGCTCACAACTTGCAAAAAAAGCATCCATATCAAGATGCAAAATTACTTTTTGATTCATGTGGATGCCTCCTTTTTATGTTAAGTATTTTCAAGATTGATTAACAACTTTGTTTAGTTCTTCATCTTTTCAATTCTTTTGTTTTTCTGTTTTTGTTAAATAAGCTAAATATTCAATATTTTGTTTCTTATTACCAACTATTGGTGAATAAGTTAATCTATCAACAGAGAAACCATTTTCTTTAGAATAATATATAAAATTTTTAATAACTTGTAAATGTGTTGATTTTAAATTAACTTTACCATTTTTAGCTAATTCACTACCTGCTTCAAACTCAGGTTTGATTAATACAACACCACTTGTTTGCTCTTGAATTAAATTGTTTAAAGTTGGTAAAATTTTATCTAATGAAATAAAACTTACATCGCAACAAAAGAATTCTATATTTTTATCAAAGTCTTCTTTTTTTGCATATCTAAAATTATATTTTTGCATATCTTTGACTAATTTATTATTTTTTAAAGATTCATCTAATTGATCAGTACCTACATCAACTGCATAAACTAAACTTGCATTATTTTCTAAACATACTTGTGTAAAACCACCAGTTGAAGCACCAATATCTAAACATACTTTATTGTTTAAATCAATTTTTCAATCCTTAATAGTTTTTTCTAATTTTAAACCAGCTCTTGAAACAAAAGTACTTTGCTTCAATCTAATATCGATTAAATCAGTTTCACTAACCATAAAACCAGCTTTTGTAATTAAAACATTATTTACATATACTTCTTTTCTATTAACTATTTGTTCTTTTGCCTTACTTCTTGTAGAAACTAATGCTTTTTCTACAAGAACTTCATCTAAACGCTTTTTCATTAATTAAATTCTTCGATTTTATTTTCTGCTAAAACTTTGTTAATAGTGCCTTTGTATTCAGTTAGCTTTTCTTTTGCTAATTGAATTCTTTTAATGTTTTCTTCAAATATCTTCATTGCTTCTTCCATTGATATTTCACTTGATGATAATTTTAATGTTTCTTCTTTTAATTCAATAATTAATTGATCGTATGTTTTATTTTCCATGTTTTTTTACTCCTTTTATGATAGTTTCTATTTCACCATCTTTTAACACAAGTTTTATTTCTTGATTTATATCTACTTTGTCAACAGAATTAATAATTTGCTTATCTTTACTCATAATTAAACCAAATCCTTTGTCTAATGGCTTTTTAGGGTCTAATAGAGCTGTTTTTGATTCTATGTTTTCTATAAACATTTCATTTCTGCTAATTATATTGTTTATATTATTGATAAAACTTTTTTCAATGTAATTTAAATCAAGTGATTGTAAGTCATATTTATTATTAATCTTTAAAATATTTTGTTTTTTAAATTCTTCAATTTTTAATTGTTGGTTGTTATAAACATTCTTAAATAAACGAATTTGATTTTCATAATTATATGCTAATTCTTTTAATAGTTCTTCTGTACTAATTGAAGCTAATTCAGCTGCTGCAGTTGGTGTTGCTGCTCTTAGATCAGCAACATAATCACTTAGTGTTATATCTGGTTCATGACCAACAGCACTAATTACTGGAATTGATGAATCAACTATGGCTTTTAAAACTTTCATTTCATTAAAAGTTCATAAGTCTTCATAACTTCCTCCACCACGACCAACAATTAAGATATCTAACTTAGGTTCAAATAAATTAGCTTGTTGTATTTTATTTGCTATATCAAACTTAGCAGTTTCACCTTGAACCATTGTTGGAAACAAGTAAATGTTTACAGAAGGCATTCTTCTTTTTAATGTTGTTATTAAATCTTTAATAGCTGCACCAGAATCAGTTGTTATTAAACCAATATTTTTAGCAAATCTATTTATTGGTTTTTTTCTTGATTCATCTGTTCAACCTAGAGCAGTTATTTCTTTTAAACGTTCTTCAAAAATTTCTTGAAGATCACCTTTTCCTTCAACACTTACATCAACAGCTTCAAAACTTACTCTTCCACTTGGAACATAATAAGTTAATCTACCATAACATGTAATTTCCATTCCTTCTTTTACATTTAAGTTTGTTAGTTTGTGTGCATTACTTTTTCATATCATTGCAGCTATTGTGCTTTGATTATCTTTTAAAGAAAAATATACATGTCCCGATTTGTTAAAAGTTAGATTGCCAACTTCCCCTCTGACATATATATTTTTAAAATAATTACTACCTTCAATAGCTTCTTTAAATATTTGACTTATTTCAGCTACTGAAAATATTTTGTTTTCCATTATAGTTTAATAACCTTATCCAAACACGCATTTACAAACTTGTAATCAAAATCAACTTCGTTTTCTTTCACCAAATTAACTAATTCATTAATTGTTACAGCTTTTGGAGTTGGAGTAAAAATAATTTCATATGCACCAATAATTAAAATTGATTGAATGTATGTTGGTATTCTTTCTCATTTTCAATTAGCACTTAAATGTTTAATAATTTCTTTTTTCAGATCTGAAAGCTTTTCAGCAATATTATTTGCTATTAGTGTTGTCTCAACATCTAATTTTTCTTGTGTTTCATCTAATATATCTTGTTTGATGTAATTAACATCATTATTCATTAATAAATATCTATAAAACATTTGAACTAGATATGTACGTCTTTTTGTCATACTTAATTTTTGTTCACTCATAATATCACCTGCCCCTTGATTTATTAATTATCTCATATTTTATTTAACTTTTTTGGAAAAATTTTTATTAATTAGGTTTTCAATTTCTTCTTTATATGGAGGTTTATCTTCTACATAAGGTGTTTCTAAAATTTTTGGAATATCTATATATTCTTCATCTCAAAGTACTTTTAATAAATTGTCAAAACCAATGTAACCATAACCAATATTCTCATGTCTATCTTTATGAGCTAATAACGGGTTTTTTGAATCATTTAAATGGAAACATAAAACTTTATCTTTACCAATTGTTTTATTAATTTCTTCTTTAATTAATTCTCAATTATTAAAATCATAACCAGCATCATGCATATGACATGTATCTAAACATACAGCAACTTTTTCTGGTTCGTTTACATTATCAATAACATATTTAAAATCATTTAAAGATAAACCAACTTCAGTACCTTTTCCAGCCATTGTTTCTAATGCAATAATTACATTAGTTTGACTTGACGCAACAGCATTTAATCCTTTTACTAAAGCATTTAAAGCATCTGTATAATCACCTTTTAATCTTGCTCCTGGGTGTAAAACTAAAATCTTAACTCCGATATCTTCACAACGTTTAATTTCTTGTTTTAAAAAATCAACACCAAAATCTCAAGTTGTTTGATTAACTGGATTTGAAATATTAATAATATAAGGTGCATGAACTACAATGTGATCTTTGTTAATATTATTTTCTTTTAATAATTGATTAAATTCTTCAATATACAACTTATCAGTTGCAGTACGAACTGAGTTTTGTGGTGCACCAGTATAAAACATTAAAGTATTAGCTTCATAACTTAAAGCTTCTTTTACACTTCCGATTAAATATTCTCCATGTTTATTTGATTTGCTCATACCAACATGGCTACCTAAAATTGGTTTTTTCATTTTTTATTCTCCTTTAAAATGTTTTATTGCATATGCTTTATCTTGATTTAATAAATCTTTCAGTTCGTCTAAGTTATTTACTTTAATACTTTCACGTATAAAATCAATAATTTCTACATCGATTCCTCATCCATAAATATCTTGATCAAAATCTAAAATATGACTCTCAAATACATTAACTCCATTTTTATTAGTTCAATAAGCGCTAATACTTGGATATGCTTTTTCGTCATTTGGTAATTTAGTAGTTGTTAAATAAACAGCTTCTTTCAAAATCAACTCATCATTAATAATGATATTTGCAGTTGGATAATTAATTGTTCTCCCAATGTGGTTACCATGCTCAACAAAACCTTTAAAACCAAAATTAAAACCATTTAAATTTTTATATTCTTGAATTTTTCCTAATTTTAAAAACTCTTCACTCTTTTTAATATCATTATTAAGTTTTTCATCATATTTAATAATTGTTTTATCTTCAAAAGCTGTTTCAATTTTGGCTAGATCTGAATTGTTATCAAATAAATAAACTTTTTGAATATTTAAATCTTGTTTAATTCTTTCATAATTATATTCTTGATTAAATGAATGTCATAAAACAAGTTCACAATCTAAATCTTTGGCTTTTTGCTCAATTCCTTTATTTGGAATTATATTTTTAAAGTTACTAATTTCTTTTTGAATCAAAATAACTTTTAAATTGTTCTCTTTCGCTTTTTTAATTAAATTAGTTTCATTTTCATCTCATTTATCAAATTCTGCAAATACAGCTACTGTTTGAGGCAAATTTCATAGCATCATTAGCATTTCATTATAGTGTATAGTCATTTTGTTTCTCCCCCACTTAATACAATTTAATTTAATTATATTTTTAAAATTCAAATTAATGTTGTACTAAATTATTAATTTATTTCTATTTTACATTATAATTATAAAATGTGAAAAGGAGAAAATTATGGCTGAAAAAAAAACAAGCTAAAAGCAAAATTAAAATTGTTAAACCACTAAAAAAAGAAACCAAAAAAACAAAAGAATTACTTTCTGATTTAAACGTTAAAATTAACAATAGCGAAGTTTCAGAAAAAGAAAAAAGATTGACTTTAATTAAAACTCATAAAAAAATTACAAATCTTTTATTAAAAACTATTCCATATTTATTATTCTTATTTATTTTAGATGTTGTAATGTTGAGTGTCATTACAGTACTATTTATTCTTTCAGCATTTGTGCTTGATAGAACAGCAGCTAATATTGTTAGATACATATTATTAGGTGTTTCAGCTTTTATGTTAGCAAAATTTACTTACATGAATTGATTTTCAAAAAATTTATATTTCAAAAAGATTATTGTATTTAAATATAAATCAAAAGTTGATAGACAAAAATTTAGAGCAGTTAGAGAAATTTCATTTACACCAATATGATTCTTAATATTCTTTGTCGCATCAAATTTTTACATTACTATTTTAGTAAACTTTGAAATTCAACAAAACTTTGTGTCAACTGGTGATAATAAAGTTTTAATCTGAGCTATTTTAAGAACCACAATTGATATGATGCTTCTTCCATCATTCTTGAACTCATTTAATAAAATTGCTGATAAATCTAAAGCAATTGATGCAAACTATGTTAAATTGATTAAAGATCAATATTTCTCAAATAAATCATTATTTGAGGATGTCGAATTTGAAGATAATTACTTAAACTTAAAATTTAGTAAAAACAGTTTAACTTCAAAAAATGGATTATTTATTTTAGTTAATAAAGATGATTTAACTAGACCTGATCAAGGTAGAATGATAGAAATAAATAATGAAATATTAGATCGTTATAAAGAAATATGAGAAAGTTATGTCGATTTATTAGAAAATAGAATGAAAGCTAAATTTAATAAAGCAACAGTTCACAAACTTTTCTGATTAGAAAGAATATATGACACAATTTTCTTAGATTTATTCGAAATTTAAAATTGATATTAAAAAACCTTATGTTAATTCATAAGGTTTTTTATTTTTTATCTTCAATTAGTTTTTCGTTATAAACAACTTGAAATTCATTTCTTGCTATTTTCTCTTTAATAGGTAAAACTTGATTTAAGTATTTAGGGTTTGCTTTTCTGCCAGCCATAATAGCATTATAAATAACTCATCCTAAAATTGGGATAAATCATAATAACCTTAATCATCCAGCTGTTTTATTATCAATTTTACTTACATGTTTATAAAGATCTTTGTTTTCAACTTTTAGTTGAGCATTTTGCTTTACCAATTCTTCAACTGTTAAGTCTAAATTTCTTTTTAGAATTTGTTCACTCATAGTTTCTCCTATATTTAGTAATTTAACTACAATAAATTTTAACACAAAAATCTAATATACTATTTGATATAATAAATTTGTTACTGAAAGGATTTGATTAAATGTTTCCCTATTTAGGAATTATTATAGCTTCAATCTTTGGTTATTTATTGGGTAGTGTTCTCTGATCAGTTCCTATTACTAAATGAGTCAAAGGTGTAAGCATTTATGAAGTGGGTTCAAATAACCCTGGGGCCACTAATACAGTTAGAATATTAGGTAAAAGATGAGGTTTAGCTGTAGCTTTACTTGATGGATTCAAAGTATTAATCACAGCTGCATTTGCAATTGGATTATCAATGATACCAAATGAATTATTTAGTAAAACAAGTTACTTTATTCCATGTATCTTTGTTTTGATTGGTCATTGCTGACCAATTTGATTTAAATTTAAAGGTGGTAAAGCTGTAAGTTGTTTCTTAGGTCTATTAATTGTTGTTAATTACTTATACTTTTTAATTTTCTTTATCGTTTGATGAATATTTGCATTTAAATATCGTAAAGTTAGTTTATCTTCAATTATTGGAACTGCTACAATCTTATTATTAATGTGATTACCTTGAACATATGGTGTTATGGGTTATAGTTTATTCAACGGATATGATTCTTTCATTGTTGCTTGAGATAAACACATTGTATTTAGTTTTTATAACTTATTTCATAAGTTTTCTTCTAATATACATGGTTCAAACTTTGCTGATGGAATGTTAACAGGGCAAATTGTTATCTTAATTGGAATGGTTATTTTAGTTGTTAGACATAAATCAAATATTGTTAAATTAAAAAATAAAACTGAACAACCAATTTATCCTAAAAAAGAAAAAAACGTGTAGACATAAGTCACACGTTTTTTAAATTATTATAAAGTGTAATTAAATGTTACTGATGTACCTAAATTAGTTCAACTTTTTCCACTTGAAAATGATCATATAGGATTAATATAAGAACCTATAATAAATTCAAACTCATATTTATCACCAGTGTCATAAGTATAATTTAAAGCTGAAAATTCATTATATTGTAATCTAGCTGAACCTGATTGTCAATAATAATTTGAGATTCTGTTTAATCGCGAATTAATTATTTCTTCGGGTAGTGTTGTTGGAGGCATTGGTCCTTTTTTAACGTCACAAATAGAATGTGGTTTTTTTGCAAAAGCACTAGTTGGATAGAAAACATCTCCTCCTCAAGTTATTTGATTAGAATTTTTAGTATTGTTATTTTCAAATCTATTTTCAGCAGATAAACTGTTTAATTCGACCAATTCTCATTCGTTAGGATTTTCAGTCGGCTTAAAAGCGTCAATATCTGTTTGAATTCTGTAAATTTTATAACTTAACACTGGTGCTGATGTTGCACCAGTTTCATTATAATGAAATAAATTTTTACCATCATTAGTTAAGTTTAATGTAATACTTCCACCTTTATCATTATTTACATATTCAATTTGATCTTTAGTTATATCAATAACTTCTGAAACAACTTTAATTTCTTTTGTTTCCTCTTTAGAAGATGGAATATTGACAGCTGCAACTGTACCACTAGAACTAACCAAAGTCATTCCAGTTAAAAATGTTAATATTTGTTTCATTTTAACCTCACAATGATGCTCTATCAAACACTCATGTTGTTTCCATTCATGTGTTAGCGTTTGTTGTTTCTGAGTTATCTAAATCGATAATTCCTTTGTTAGAAAGGGTTACTCTATTTGTTGCAGGATCTATATTAATGTTTAATGTTAAATTTAATGAAGAGTTTCAATTTCCAGTTGATTCATTAATTCCAATTGTTTCATAGTTAGTTTCAAAAACTAAATTGTATTCAGTTGATAGCTCCTCATTTTTTATAAAATCAATAGAATCAAGCATAATATTTGAATTATATCCTGCTTGTTGTATACTTCTACGCATAGTTCCATAGAAAGAAACTCTTTTTGTATTTTGCAAGTTAATTCCTTGAGTTGAAACAGTTGAGCCTGTTAGGCCTGAGATGCTTTGATTAATTACTCTATCTTTTGTAGTTACAACAGCACTATTTGAAGAACTTATATTAAATATTGTAGCTAAAAGTTCTGTTCCCATATCTTGTTCAGTTGAAACAGTATTATTAATGTAATAATGTGTACGTTCTGTTTTAAAAAATATTTTAACACCTACTTCTCCAGTTAAAGAATTAGTATATCGATATCCATCAACTACTGTTTGATTTAGTTTAATATCAGCAAATGCATTACCTTTTGAATCAATGTAATAAGTTAGTTCTAAATCAAGCGATCATCCTATACTTGTAGCTGAATTATTTTGGTGTATATTTCCCATAAATACAGCCTTATCTTTTGTATTTTGACTAGGATCTCTTTTTAATAAAATAGCTGTAAATCTTTGATTTACTGAAGCTGCTTCAATATTGAAAATACCACCATAATTTATTGTGTCAATTTTTGAATCATTTAATATATCATTAACTGTTATTGCGTTAGGCAATGGCACAGTGAAATTTGATTCAACTGTTTCAACACCTCTACCGCTAAACTTGTTCATAGTTGTAGCTCTTCTTAAATAATTGTCGCTAAAATCATATGGAGTTAATGAATTTGTTCCATACTCCAAATTTACTTTGTCATTTTTAATATCTTTTATATTTTCTTCTGTTGATAAACTAATAATAGGAGATGCAGCAGTTGCACTCAAACCAATAGCTCCCAAAACTGATAATAATGTTTTCATATTTGTTCCCCCTTCTGTGTAGAACCGTTAATATTTTTTATTAACTACTTTTATTTTTAATCTAATTTTTTATAAAGTCTATTTTTTAAATCATGATTTGAAACTTTAGTAATGTATAATTTTAGTAAATAACCCTAATTTTTACCACTATTATAATTTATATTAAAAACAAAGGAAAATTTATGAATAAAGCTTTAATAATAGTTGATTATCAGTATGATTTTGTTGATTCAAATGGAAAATTGTATGTGCATGCAGCTGAAAGTAAAAAAACTTATATAGAATATTTAATTAAAATTTTCAATGAAAACAATGATTTAGTTGTTGCTACAAAGGATATGCACCCACTTGATCATTATTCTTTTGCTCAATGAGGACCACATTGTGTTGTTGGAACTAAGGGTACTGATTTATACTTTGATTCTTCTTCAATTGATAAGATAATTGAAAAAGGCAAAAATAAAAAAACTGAAAGTTATAGTGCCTTTTTTGATGAAAAAGGGAATTCTAACTTTCTTGACGAATATTTAAGAGAAAATAATATTCAAGAATTAACTATTGTGGGAGTTGCTTTAGAAGTTTGTGTTAAAGCAACTTTTGAGCATGCAATTGAGTTGGGTTATAAAACTAATTTAGATTTAAAAGGTTGTGCAGGATTTCAAGATAAAAAATAAAAATACTATTTTATTTAAAACTAATTGATATAATAAAGTTAGTATTTGAACAAATCGAATCTTAAAATTTTAACTTTTAGTTCATAATTTTATCCATTTGATCAGTATTATAGAAAGTAGACGACAAAATGAACAAAGTTATCTCAGTTAAAATTTCTGATATTGCTCCTTTTGGTGCATTTGCTATTTTTGAATTAGACGGTAAAGAATACAAAGGTTTAATCCATATTAGTGAAATTGCTAACACTTTTGTAAACGACATTAACGATTTCGTTAAAGTTGGTCAAGACGTTGAAGTTCTAATTTTAGAATTAAACGATGAAAAAGCTCAAGCAAAATTATCAATTAAAAAAGTTAACGCTTAATTAATAATTAAACGAACTAAAAAAGAGAACTTACAGTTCTCTTTTTTTCTTTGCAAATATTTTAACATTTATTGTTGAATATAAATACAACATTAATATATAATAATTCAAATAATTAAATATAAAAAACTTATACATGACAACATATTGGGTTGTCGACCTGCCTCTGGACCTATCCTTAGACTATAAGCGTGAGGTTTTTTTACACAAAAAAGCCTCTTTTTTATTTAGAAGGAGATTAAAATGAAAAATACTCAAATCTTGATTTTAGATTTTGGAAGTCAATATACACAGTTATTAGCTAGAAGAGTTAGAGAAGCTAATATTTATACAGAAGTTTTACCTTTTGATACATCAATTGAAAAAATTAAAGAATATCCACTTTTAAAAGGTATCATTCTTTCTGGTGGGCCTTCAAGTGTATATTTACAAAATGCTTATAAAATAGATTCTGAAATCTTAAATTTAGATATTGCTATTTTAGGTGTATGTTATGGTATGCAATTATTAACTCAATATTTTCAAGGTGCTGTTGAATTGGCTGATGAACAAGAATTTGGTAAAGCAATCATAACTATTGATGATAAAAAAAATCCACTTTTTAAAAATGTAACTACTGAGTCTCAAGTTTGAATGAGTCATGCTGATCATGTTACAGAGTTACCAGTAGATTTTAAACAGATTGCACATTCTAACGCAAGTATTGCAGCTATTGCTCATAATACTAAACCAATTTATGGTATTCAATTCCATGCTGAAGTGACTCATTCTTTACAAGGTAAAGAAATGTTAGAAAACTTCTTATATGATATTGCTAAATGTAATAAAGACTGAAATCTTGATGACTTTATTGATCAACAAATCAAAGAAATCAAAGAAACTGTTAAAGATAAGCAAGTTATTTTGGGTTTAAGTGGTGGAGTTGATTCATCAGTTGCTGCTGCTATTATTGGTAAAGCTATTGGTAAACAACTTACTTGTATCTTTGTTGATACTGGTTTATTAAGAAAAAATGAAACAATTGAAGTTATGAAAGCTTATGAAACTAATTTTGATATTAATATTAAGTTAGTTGAAGCAAGTGATCTTTTCTTTTCTGAATTAAAAGGAATTAAAGAGCCTGAAGCTAAAAGAAAAATTATTGGTAAATGTTTTATAGACGTTTTTACAGATGCGGCTAGACAACATAAGGATGCTGATTTCTTAGCACAAGGAACTATTTATCCAGATGTTATTGAATCTTCTTCTCATGGAGCTAGTTCTAAAACAATTAAATCTCATCACAATGTTGGTGGATTACCAGAAGATTTAAAATTTAGATTAATTGAACCTTTAAGAAACTTATTTAAAGATGAAGTAAGACAAGTTGGTTTTAAATTGGGATTACCTGAAGAAATGATTAATCGTCATCCTTTCCCTGGACCTGGGCTAGGAATTAGAGTTATTGAAGAAGTAACTAAAGATAAAGTTGAAATTTTACAAGAAGCAGATGCTATATTTATTAAAAAATTAAGGGAATGAAATTTATATAATACAGTTTCACAAGCCTTTGTTACATTATTACCAGTTAAAACAGTTGGTGTAATGGGTGATAATCGTACTTATGATTATGTTGTTGCTTTAAGAAGTGTTAATACAATTGATTTTATGACAGCAACTAGCACACATCTTCCTTGAGAATTTTTAGATGAAGTAGTAAATGAAATAATAAATAAAGTAGATAATGTTAACCGAGTAGTTTATGATGTTACATCTAAACCTCCAGGAACAATAGAATGAGAATAAATATGAATAAAGATTTAAATGGAAAAATTATAAATGAAGCAATTACTTTTGATGATGTACTATTAGTACCTAATTACTCAGAAGTTTTACCTCATGAAGTTTGTTTAAAAACTAAATTAACTAAAAATATAGAATTAAATATTCCTATCATTTCTGCTGCAATGGATACAGTTACTGAATCTGAGTTAGCAATTGCAATTGCAAGTATTGGTGGTATTGGTATTGTTCATAAAAATTTAACAATTGAACAACAAGCAAATGAAATTAAAATAGTTAAATCAATTAAACCTACAGATGAATTTCCAAATGCTTGTGTTGATGCTAATGGATTTTTAAGAGTTGGTGGTGCTGTTGGAGTTAATGATGAAACTCTAACACGTGTAGAAGGTCTAATTTCAGCTGGTATTGATGTTTTAGTAGTTGATTCAGCACATGGTCATAGTAAAGGTATTATTGATGTTGTAAAAGCAATTAGAGTTAAATATCCTAACTTAGATATTATTGCTGGTAACATTTGTACAGTTGAAGGTGCTGAAGCTCTTTATAAAGCTGGAGCTGATTGTGTTAAAGTTGGAATCGGTCCTGGAAGTA includes these proteins:
- a CDS encoding IMP dehydrogenase, which encodes MRINMNKDLNGKIINEAITFDDVLLVPNYSEVLPHEVCLKTKLTKNIELNIPIISAAMDTVTESELAIAIASIGGIGIVHKNLTIEQQANEIKIVKSIKPTDEFPNACVDANGFLRVGGAVGVNDETLTRVEGLISAGIDVLVVDSAHGHSKGIIDVVKAIRVKYPNLDIIAGNICTVEGAEALYKAGADCVKVGIGPGSICTTRVVAGVGVPQITAINDVYNWSINKDVTLIADGGIKYSGDVVKALAAGAHSVMLGSMLAGTEEAPGQEVIINNKRYKTYVGMGSLAAMKRGSSDRYFQKGAKKLVPEGIEAVVPFKGTLEEVIFQLVGGLRSGMGYTGSNTIETLRHNAKFVKITGASLKESHPHDVEISAEAPNYK
- a CDS encoding glycerol-3-phosphate acyltransferase, with the translated sequence MFPYLGIIIASIFGYLLGSVLWSVPITKWVKGVSIYEVGSNNPGATNTVRILGKRWGLAVALLDGFKVLITAAFAIGLSMIPNELFSKTSYFIPCIFVLIGHCWPIWFKFKGGKAVSCFLGLLIVVNYLYFLIFFIVWWIFAFKYRKVSLSSIIGTATILLLMWLPWTYGVMGYSLFNGYDSFIVAWDKHIVFSFYNLFHKFSSNIHGSNFADGMLTGQIVILIGMVILVVRHKSNIVKLKNKTEQPIYPKKEKNV
- a CDS encoding isochorismatase family protein — translated: MNKALIIVDYQYDFVDSNGKLYVHAAESKKTYIEYLIKIFNENNDLVVATKDMHPLDHYSFAQWGPHCVVGTKGTDLYFDSSSIDKIIEKGKNKKTESYSAFFDEKGNSNFLDEYLRENNIQELTIVGVALEVCVKATFEHAIELGYKTNLDLKGCAGFQDKK
- a CDS encoding TlyA family rRNA (cytidine-2'-O)-methyltransferase, coding for MKKRLDEVLVEKALVSTRSKAKEQIVNRKEVYVNNVLITKAGFMVSETDLIDIRLKQSTFVSRAGLKLEKTIKDWKIDLNNKVCLDIGASTGGFTQVCLENNASLVYAVDVGTDQLDESLKNNKLVKDMQKYNFRYAKKEDFDKNIEFFCCDVSFISLDKILPTLNNLIQEQTSGVVLIKPEFEAGSELAKNGKVNLKSTHLQVIKNFIYYSKENGFSVDRLTYSPIVGNKKQNIEYLAYLTKTEKQKNWKDEELNKVVNQSWKYLT
- a CDS encoding deoxyribonuclease IV, with the protein product MKKPILGSHVGMSKSNKHGEYLIGSVKEALSYEANTLMFYTGAPQNSVRTATDKLYIEEFNQLLKENNINKDHIVVHAPYIINISNPVNQTTWDFGVDFLKQEIKRCEDIGVKILVLHPGARLKGDYTDALNALVKGLNAVASSQTNVIIALETMAGKGTEVGLSLNDFKYVIDNVNEPEKVAVCLDTCHMHDAGYDFNNWELIKEEINKTIGKDKVLCFHLNDSKNPLLAHKDRHENIGYGYIGFDNLLKVLWDEEYIDIPKILETPYVEDKPPYKEEIENLINKNFSKKVK
- the xseA gene encoding exodeoxyribonuclease VII large subunit, which codes for MENKIFSVAEISQIFKEAIEGSNYFKNIYVRGEVGNLTFNKSGHVYFSLKDNQSTIAAMIWKSNAHKLTNLNVKEGMEITCYGRLTYYVPSGRVSFEAVDVSVEGKGDLQEIFEERLKEITALGWTDESRKKPINRFAKNIGLITTDSGAAIKDLITTLKRRMPSVNIYLFPTMVQGETAKFDIANKIQQANLFEPKLDILIVGRGGGSYEDLWTFNEMKVLKAIVDSSIPVISAVGHEPDITLSDYVADLRAATPTAAAELASISTEELLKELAYNYENQIRLFKNVYNNQQLKIEEFKKQNILKINNKYDLQSLDLNYIEKSFINNINNIISRNEMFIENIESKTALLDPKKPLDKGFGLIMSKDKQIINSVDKVDINQEIKLVLKDGEIETIIKGVKKHGK
- a CDS encoding S1 RNA-binding domain-containing protein yields the protein MNKVISVKISDIAPFGAFAIFELDGKEYKGLIHISEIANTFVNDINDFVKVGQDVEVLILELNDEKAQAKLSIKKVNA
- the xseB gene encoding exodeoxyribonuclease VII small subunit: MENKTYDQLIIELKEETLKLSSSEISMEEAMKIFEENIKRIQLAKEKLTEYKGTINKVLAENKIEEFN
- the nusB gene encoding transcription antitermination factor NusB; translated protein: MSEQKLSMTKRRTYLVQMFYRYLLMNNDVNYIKQDILDETQEKLDVETTLIANNIAEKLSDLKKEIIKHLSANWKWERIPTYIQSILIIGAYEIIFTPTPKAVTINELVNLVKENEVDFDYKFVNACLDKVIKL
- a CDS encoding riboflavin kinase, producing the protein MTIHYNEMLMMLWNLPQTVAVFAEFDKWDENETNLIKKAKENNLKVILIQKEISNFKNIIPNKGIEQKAKDLDCELVLWHSFNQEYNYERIKQDLNIQKVYLFDNNSDLAKIETAFEDKTIIKYDEKLNNDIKKSEEFLKLGKIQEYKNLNGFNFGFKGFVEHGNHIGRTINYPTANIIINDELILKEAVYLTTTKLPNDEKAYPSISAYWTNKNGVNVFESHILDFDQDIYGWGIDVEIIDFIRESIKVNNLDELKDLLNQDKAYAIKHFKGE
- the guaA gene encoding glutamine-hydrolyzing GMP synthase — protein: MKNTQILILDFGSQYTQLLARRVREANIYTEVLPFDTSIEKIKEYPLLKGIILSGGPSSVYLQNAYKIDSEILNLDIAILGVCYGMQLLTQYFQGAVELADEQEFGKAIITIDDKKNPLFKNVTTESQVWMSHADHVTELPVDFKQIAHSNASIAAIAHNTKPIYGIQFHAEVTHSLQGKEMLENFLYDIAKCNKDWNLDDFIDQQIKEIKETVKDKQVILGLSGGVDSSVAAAIIGKAIGKQLTCIFVDTGLLRKNETIEVMKAYETNFDINIKLVEASDLFFSELKGIKEPEAKRKIIGKCFIDVFTDAARQHKDADFLAQGTIYPDVIESSSHGASSKTIKSHHNVGGLPEDLKFRLIEPLRNLFKDEVRQVGFKLGLPEEMINRHPFPGPGLGIRVIEEVTKDKVEILQEADAIFIKKLREWNLYNTVSQAFVTLLPVKTVGVMGDNRTYDYVVALRSVNTIDFMTATSTHLPWEFLDEVVNEIINKVDNVNRVVYDVTSKPPGTIEWE